The following are encoded together in the Parabacteroides chongii genome:
- a CDS encoding tyrosine-type recombinase/integrase produces MKKRDFYGQMLLQEEDKRSCGDESTADLYRAVRNHFICFSGGKELSLKEVTPALVEAFLKWLREKGLRVNTVNSYMSNLRAMYNRARRESKEKRGESPFAGIHLRQEETRKRAVPVEVIKEIAALDLKSEPKKQLAIDLALFSFMACGIPFVDIVHLTGENLVENGTVLQYHRQKTGAFIQMEVTSGMQMLIDRYKDEERRYLFPVLPEDATHEQYKSCLATENRYLKEISVMLDLPETLTTYSFRHAWASEAYRLHVAIGVISQALGHTSEKTTRIYLQKFDVSEIAKANRQVSEAVGGCLRVG; encoded by the coding sequence ATGAAGAAAAGAGATTTTTATGGACAGATGTTGTTGCAGGAAGAGGATAAACGTTCCTGCGGCGATGAAAGTACGGCTGATCTGTATCGGGCAGTGCGTAATCATTTTATATGTTTCTCGGGTGGTAAGGAACTATCCTTGAAAGAAGTGACACCGGCTTTGGTTGAGGCGTTTCTGAAATGGTTGCGTGAAAAAGGGCTGCGTGTGAATACGGTGAACAGTTACATGAGTAACCTTCGGGCGATGTATAACCGAGCCCGTCGGGAGTCGAAGGAGAAAAGGGGAGAGTCGCCTTTTGCCGGGATTCACCTCAGACAGGAGGAGACGCGTAAACGTGCTGTGCCGGTGGAAGTGATAAAGGAAATAGCCGCTCTGGATTTGAAAAGTGAGCCGAAGAAACAGCTTGCTATTGATTTGGCACTGTTTTCGTTTATGGCTTGTGGCATTCCTTTTGTGGATATCGTGCATCTGACGGGTGAGAATCTGGTGGAGAACGGTACGGTACTACAATACCACCGGCAGAAGACGGGAGCCTTTATCCAGATGGAAGTGACTTCGGGGATGCAGATGCTGATCGACCGGTATAAAGACGAAGAGAGGCGTTACCTTTTTCCTGTATTGCCGGAAGATGCGACCCACGAACAGTATAAAAGCTGCCTGGCGACGGAAAACCGTTACCTGAAAGAAATCAGTGTGATGCTGGATTTGCCGGAAACATTGACGACCTATTCGTTCCGTCATGCCTGGGCTTCGGAGGCGTACCGCCTGCATGTCGCTATCGGCGTGATCAGCCAGGCACTGGGGCATACGTCGGAAAAAACGACCCGTATCTATTTGCAGAAGTTTGACGTATCGGAAATAGCCAAAGCAAACCGGCAGGTTTCCGAAGCGGTCGGAGGCTGTTTGCGGGTGGGGTAA
- a CDS encoding fimbrillin family protein: MNNFIVTISISIAILPGFAACSDSNPTPEPVPETAVCLEGAIGESTRGVIGSGYEQDLKVCFARQDETTVPGEGYGTWGIYEAVRRGGKGNRPIVFAQSQSYPEDGRRIRLHGYYPAKGESEAVAGTGKVAFTVDGTTDIMSTGILTASGYVPVQTCTFRHLLTQVRLVCYSDRADGWGTIKTIEALDVHTRQRLDLGQETPCLNDISSNDGIKNIPVQDITNLLVPDVTSGEDLPEPQGYLLLPVSPVDGTAEHPLHLRITTTKDGRGTEHETVSEVSFHIESGFQTGKSHVVTLFFTDKSQIQTTSVSVEGWTDREQNDMPI, from the coding sequence ATGAACAATTTCATAGTCACAATATCAATCTCCATCGCGATCCTTCCGGGCTTCGCCGCCTGTTCAGACAGCAATCCTACTCCGGAGCCAGTCCCGGAAACCGCGGTGTGCCTGGAAGGTGCGATCGGAGAGTCAACGCGCGGAGTGATCGGTTCCGGCTATGAACAGGATTTAAAGGTTTGCTTTGCCCGGCAGGATGAAACGACCGTCCCAGGAGAAGGTTATGGCACATGGGGTATATATGAAGCAGTACGAAGAGGCGGGAAGGGAAACCGTCCGATCGTGTTTGCCCAGTCCCAGTCATACCCGGAGGACGGTCGCCGTATCCGCCTGCACGGCTATTATCCGGCAAAGGGTGAGTCGGAAGCTGTTGCAGGAACGGGCAAAGTCGCCTTTACTGTTGACGGAACGACGGATATTATGTCAACGGGAATCCTGACGGCTAGTGGATATGTTCCGGTACAAACCTGTACGTTCCGTCATTTACTGACACAGGTCCGTTTGGTTTGTTACAGTGACCGTGCTGATGGTTGGGGAACAATAAAAACGATCGAAGCGCTAGACGTACATACGCGTCAGAGACTGGATTTGGGGCAGGAAACTCCCTGTTTAAACGATATATCGTCGAATGATGGAATAAAAAATATCCCGGTGCAGGATATAACAAACTTACTGGTCCCGGATGTGACATCCGGCGAAGACCTTCCCGAACCGCAAGGATATCTCCTGCTCCCGGTTTCCCCGGTGGACGGAACTGCAGAACACCCGTTGCACCTTCGGATAACAACAACGAAAGACGGCAGGGGAACCGAACATGAAACAGTTTCGGAAGTCTCCTTCCATATCGAAAGTGGCTTTCAGACAGGTAAAAGCCATGTCGTAACACTCTTCTTTACGGATAAAAGTCAGATACAGACTACCTCCGTCAGTGTAGAAGGCTGGACAGACCGTGAACAAAATGATATGCCGATATAA
- a CDS encoding fimbrillin family protein, whose translation MRTIVTIKHWYKMKTGKLLIMSLLGTAFLGGCTNTEEPVTDGTAQAIEVNAGIAKSTRAVISGGYVNDLEVSFARLDNPGTTTEWNTPSIDAVRIGGTGNTVLRFEPEQTYLTEEGESVLIGYYPRKALNSETANPVSVTYTITGEEDIMATGVQTGSLVDKFETFTFNHLLTQLQFKCTGSAGAIAKWTSVTSIKVKNTYTALKLSLDKTKGAQLAATGEANQTLTVKNYPSEVSLPDAEKPLTGYLLLYPTVNWGTEDLPISLEVKGTYDGNAKTLNVAVSNISEGVKAGYSHLITLTFTEDGKIAVETGIAEWQPGNGGSTTIIPGE comes from the coding sequence ATGAGAACAATAGTAACAATAAAACACTGGTATAAAATGAAAACAGGAAAATTATTGATCATGAGTCTGTTGGGAACAGCTTTCTTAGGCGGTTGCACGAACACGGAAGAGCCGGTAACGGATGGAACGGCGCAGGCAATAGAGGTGAATGCCGGAATAGCGAAGTCTACCCGTGCAGTGATCAGCGGCGGTTATGTGAATGACCTTGAAGTCTCGTTCGCCCGTCTGGATAATCCGGGTACAACTACCGAATGGAATACCCCGTCTATCGATGCTGTCCGCATAGGTGGAACAGGTAACACGGTTCTAAGGTTTGAACCGGAACAAACCTATCTGACAGAAGAAGGCGAGTCTGTTCTGATCGGTTACTATCCACGTAAGGCGTTGAACAGTGAAACCGCCAATCCGGTCAGTGTCACTTACACGATTACGGGTGAGGAGGATATAATGGCAACAGGAGTGCAGACCGGTTCACTGGTGGATAAGTTCGAGACTTTCACCTTCAACCATCTGCTTACCCAATTGCAGTTCAAATGTACGGGTTCTGCCGGAGCGATCGCAAAATGGACGTCGGTTACTTCCATCAAAGTGAAAAACACCTATACTGCTTTGAAGCTATCGCTCGATAAAACCAAGGGAGCTCAACTGGCTGCAACGGGTGAAGCCAACCAAACGCTGACTGTTAAAAACTATCCGTCTGAAGTTTCGCTTCCCGATGCCGAAAAACCATTGACCGGCTATCTGTTGCTTTACCCGACGGTCAATTGGGGAACGGAGGATTTACCAATCAGTTTGGAGGTTAAAGGAACTTATGACGGAAATGCTAAAACACTGAACGTCGCTGTCTCCAATATCAGCGAAGGCGTGAAAGCCGGTTATTCGCACCTTATCACACTGACCTTTACGGAGGACGGCAAAATAGCAGTAGAAACCGGCATTGCTGAGTGGCAACCGGGTAATGGCGGTAGTACTACTATTATCCCCGGAGAGTAA
- a CDS encoding SIR2 family protein, with the protein MYTLTDIREELKIKERSVSDLIRYIKTRTDDNPNYSLLLGAGCSVTSGIRSANELIKIWKREIAECEEGSSLSDVEINEYITKTSWYNVRNPYSSLFEKRYDLPRQRRMFVEQEVRDKIPSIGYAYLTKLVESNYFKTIFTTNFDDLLNEAFYQFSIHRPIVCAHDSAINSITVTSKRPKIVKLHGDYLFDDIKSTLRETESLEENIKNKFIEFAKDYGLIVVGYGGNDRSIVDVITYLLKNEEFFKHGIYWCLRDDSEINDDLKKLLWKDRVFYVKIDGFDELFSEISAKLSSCQLPVDSNLLNNKKTEMLKKITNNPFLIKTNCTYLQNDFKRIRKTLEQDVINSFLKYLVDKEDQEDAKDDSTFERKGIRYNLTKTEELVFAEIQSLFIQGDNESALKVIQKHLEQSNKGTLFHRGLLERKAKCLRIMLDDDNSISIYEELIDSYGDNANYYVSLSHMYPLYNSKIEILNKALEKYKYKAKLYYEKAKLMHTKYINSISKNELNFTIDDVIEIIDHCIELEPGIDNEYWGLKFELINQKYENVQEKIEHLESFLKKYEIQDPFHPSFVYKKAYTMRLKKENKNLIYDFITQKIEGFESSKYIKYNEMNLLQQYSHFHDRDLLKKRLDSIESKYKVDNDYWRLKAEFMLDEFDNLSETIAILDNIKKKDRITYQKLFIYYLYDRQIDKAKEIFYKEFPKDKERECELLSYENKYEEALDIIITLRKDREYDENLIIQATFYLLKLERYNEAENLAFKYLTKTSYKNSILYINYLLAEKKLKKTVKKEKVHEKLLCENSDSIHKAAAYAILGEKENALRALEKAIKEDYSYKYRIREWILFEEYHTNSKYKELIGL; encoded by the coding sequence TATATAACTAAAACAAGTTGGTATAATGTAAGAAATCCATATTCTTCTTTGTTTGAAAAAAGGTATGATTTACCTAGACAAAGAAGGATGTTTGTTGAACAAGAGGTTAGGGATAAAATACCTTCAATTGGATATGCTTATTTGACAAAACTAGTCGAAAGTAATTATTTTAAAACTATCTTTACAACGAATTTTGATGATTTATTAAATGAGGCTTTTTATCAATTCTCAATTCATCGTCCAATTGTATGTGCTCATGATTCTGCAATAAATAGTATTACTGTGACTTCTAAAAGGCCTAAGATTGTAAAGCTACATGGTGATTATTTATTTGATGACATAAAAAGTACATTAAGAGAAACAGAATCCTTAGAAGAAAATATTAAAAATAAATTTATTGAGTTTGCTAAAGATTATGGCTTGATTGTTGTTGGGTATGGTGGAAATGACAGATCTATTGTTGATGTTATCACCTATCTTCTTAAAAATGAGGAGTTTTTTAAACATGGAATATATTGGTGTTTAAGAGATGATAGTGAAATAAACGATGATTTGAAAAAGCTTTTATGGAAAGATAGAGTCTTTTACGTAAAAATTGATGGTTTTGATGAATTGTTTTCTGAAATTAGTGCAAAACTTTCTTCTTGTCAGCTTCCAGTTGATAGCAATCTTCTTAATAATAAAAAAACAGAGATGCTAAAGAAAATAACAAATAATCCATTTTTGATAAAAACGAATTGCACATATCTTCAAAATGATTTTAAGAGAATAAGAAAAACTTTAGAACAAGATGTTATTAATAGTTTTTTAAAATATCTAGTGGATAAAGAAGATCAGGAAGATGCTAAAGATGATTCTACATTTGAGAGGAAAGGTATTAGATATAATTTAACAAAAACAGAAGAACTTGTTTTTGCTGAGATTCAATCTCTATTTATTCAAGGTGATAATGAAAGCGCATTGAAAGTAATTCAGAAACATTTAGAGCAATCGAATAAAGGTACATTGTTTCATCGAGGATTATTGGAAAGAAAAGCAAAATGTCTGAGAATTATGCTTGATGATGATAATTCTATATCGATATATGAAGAATTGATTGATAGTTATGGAGATAATGCTAATTATTATGTAAGCTTATCTCATATGTATCCATTATATAATTCTAAAATAGAAATATTAAATAAGGCATTAGAGAAGTATAAATATAAGGCCAAGTTATATTATGAAAAAGCTAAATTAATGCATACTAAATATATTAATTCAATATCCAAGAATGAATTAAATTTCACAATTGATGATGTAATTGAAATAATTGATCATTGTATAGAATTAGAACCTGGTATAGATAATGAATATTGGGGATTAAAGTTTGAATTGATAAATCAAAAATATGAAAATGTACAAGAAAAGATTGAGCATTTAGAATCTTTTTTAAAAAAATACGAAATACAAGATCCTTTTCATCCCAGTTTTGTCTATAAAAAAGCTTATACAATGCGTCTTAAAAAAGAAAATAAAAATCTAATATATGATTTTATTACGCAAAAAATAGAAGGATTTGAATCATCTAAATATATAAAGTATAATGAAATGAATTTGTTGCAGCAATATTCTCATTTTCATGATAGAGATTTGTTAAAAAAGCGACTGGATAGTATTGAATCTAAATATAAAGTTGATAATGATTATTGGCGGCTAAAAGCAGAGTTTATGTTAGATGAATTTGACAATTTATCAGAAACAATTGCTATACTTGATAATATAAAAAAGAAAGATCGTATTACTTATCAGAAACTGTTTATTTATTATCTATATGATAGACAGATAGATAAAGCTAAAGAAATATTCTATAAAGAATTTCCAAAGGATAAAGAGCGAGAATGTGAATTATTATCATATGAAAATAAGTATGAAGAGGCTTTAGATATAATAATAACACTTAGAAAAGATAGAGAGTATGATGAGAATTTAATAATTCAAGCGACATTTTATTTGTTAAAATTAGAAAGATATAACGAGGCGGAAAATTTGGCTTTTAAGTATTTAACAAAAACGTCATACAAAAATTCTATTTTATATATAAATTATCTGTTGGCTGAGAAGAAATTAAAAAAGACTGTTAAAAAGGAAAAAGTTCATGAAAAGCTTTTGTGTGAAAATTCGGATTCAATTCATAAAGCTGCTGCATATGCTATTCTTGGAGAGAAAGAGAATGCATTAAGGGCTTTGGAAAAAGCTATTAAGGAAGATTATTCATATAAATATAGAATTCGAGAATGGATACTTTTTGAGGAATATCATACTAATTCAAAATATAAGGAACTAATTGGATTGTAA
- a CDS encoding DUF5119 domain-containing protein: MERYRNKRGIRNKEYRMMQAVIWAISAIWIMAVSSCAYRMTDEDWEKNGKVRLLLRRSNSSCPDNMTWYFYPEDSESPLMRTGDVSGYEGTLPLGRYRVAVCNTGCTGVTLEMEKGYEEACGRAKQLSSLKSSSVQIACPGSLYGTGLEQIEVVGGETVAKELTPANLVRTLEMNIKVTGGDKGDVAAAVLSGRLTGVSSRVHIPSGKPLFDTPAFMTFEPEEVSLGVYASSVSLFGLSPGEEGEDSVDLSLTMTLSDGKEITSSTDITKEVKDAFTATVTTHVILDLVVRYDEISGLTITLTNWKPGSDGSGVVTP; this comes from the coding sequence ATGGAAAGATATAGAAATAAAAGAGGTATAAGAAATAAAGAATATAGGATGATGCAGGCAGTCATTTGGGCGATCAGTGCCATATGGATTATGGCGGTATCGTCTTGTGCCTACCGTATGACGGATGAGGATTGGGAGAAGAACGGAAAAGTGCGTTTGCTGCTTCGAAGGTCAAACAGTAGTTGTCCGGATAATATGACCTGGTATTTCTACCCGGAAGATTCGGAAAGTCCGCTCATGCGTACAGGGGACGTTTCGGGATATGAGGGTACGTTGCCTTTGGGGCGCTACCGGGTAGCCGTCTGTAATACGGGTTGTACGGGTGTTACGCTTGAAATGGAGAAGGGGTATGAGGAAGCCTGCGGCAGGGCGAAACAACTTTCTTCGTTAAAATCAAGCTCCGTACAGATCGCCTGTCCGGGTAGCTTGTACGGTACGGGTCTGGAGCAGATCGAGGTAGTCGGAGGTGAAACGGTAGCAAAGGAATTGACCCCGGCAAACCTTGTCCGTACATTGGAAATGAATATAAAGGTTACAGGTGGGGATAAGGGGGATGTCGCTGCAGCGGTATTGTCGGGAAGGTTGACCGGTGTATCGTCACGGGTTCATATCCCTTCCGGCAAGCCGCTGTTCGATACGCCTGCTTTTATGACGTTCGAGCCGGAAGAGGTCAGTCTGGGTGTGTATGCCTCTTCGGTAAGCCTGTTCGGTTTATCCCCGGGAGAGGAAGGCGAAGACTCTGTCGACCTAAGCCTTACGATGACGCTGTCGGATGGAAAGGAAATCACTTCATCCACGGATATAACGAAAGAAGTAAAAGATGCGTTCACCGCAACTGTTACGACACATGTGATACTGGATCTGGTTGTCCGCTATGATGAAATAAGCGGTTTGACGATCACGCTGACGAACTGGAAACCGGGCAGTGACGGTTCGGGTGTGGTAACTCCCTGA
- a CDS encoding BF2992 family fimbrillin-A clan protein, with translation MKRYLIYLTGVLFCGLLLGCTAGPVEDMPETAQLVAISFGKPDLGIPVVLTRADETVTPAPELAFLPAGATVRICGYLRGEAGTSTAPASFATAAPSFEVTYVVEADGSLSPCMVDDTGTELPGNAGELIVRGGIYDFYAVSPARKPLKDTDNRYTIPSLPHKEDIMTSFAREVTISRTSRVVELETFRRQCALLVFNVAPSPGNALPFKQLFGTKLVLSNISSSGASLIVGADTGIFPTGGGSGTEAEVVFGSDEFVPVEEGSDPKNMKLNKVKGVILPKNDRPFGVEISVQRDDETATLKATVDKRITFDAGKRYVFTLEVKNDESRLNLRVLAWNAVPFTDGNVGGPDEPYPDPDIHQGIGIVMTVASWKNIIWSGVAGGGEGE, from the coding sequence ATGAAACGATATTTGATCTATCTGACAGGGGTACTGTTTTGTGGATTACTGCTCGGTTGCACAGCCGGTCCGGTAGAGGACATGCCGGAAACGGCGCAGCTGGTGGCAATCAGTTTCGGAAAGCCCGATCTGGGTATTCCGGTCGTCCTGACCCGTGCAGATGAAACGGTAACGCCTGCTCCGGAACTGGCCTTCTTACCCGCAGGTGCGACAGTGCGTATTTGCGGCTATCTGAGGGGAGAGGCGGGTACGTCTACCGCTCCTGCTTCTTTTGCAACGGCTGCCCCTTCGTTTGAAGTGACCTATGTGGTGGAAGCGGACGGGTCTTTATCTCCCTGTATGGTGGATGATACCGGAACGGAGCTTCCCGGAAATGCCGGAGAACTGATCGTAAGGGGAGGCATTTATGATTTTTATGCCGTTTCCCCCGCTCGAAAGCCGTTGAAAGATACCGATAATCGTTATACGATACCCTCTCTTCCCCATAAGGAAGACATAATGACCTCTTTTGCCCGCGAGGTCACGATCTCGCGTACTTCGCGTGTGGTGGAGCTGGAAACCTTCCGCCGACAATGTGCGCTTCTAGTGTTCAATGTCGCCCCTTCGCCGGGCAACGCACTTCCGTTTAAACAACTCTTTGGAACGAAGCTGGTATTGAGCAATATCTCTTCCTCCGGTGCCTCTCTGATCGTCGGAGCGGATACGGGAATCTTTCCAACCGGTGGCGGAAGTGGAACGGAGGCAGAGGTAGTGTTCGGTAGCGACGAGTTTGTTCCTGTGGAAGAGGGTTCCGATCCAAAGAATATGAAACTGAACAAGGTGAAAGGAGTTATCCTTCCTAAAAACGACCGGCCTTTCGGAGTGGAGATCAGTGTGCAGAGAGATGACGAGACAGCTACCCTGAAAGCGACCGTCGACAAACGGATCACTTTCGATGCGGGCAAACGGTATGTATTCACCCTGGAGGTGAAGAACGACGAAAGCCGTTTGAATCTGAGGGTATTGGCATGGAATGCCGTCCCTTTTACGGACGGAAATGTGGGAGGTCCCGATGAACCTTATCCCGACCCCGATATTCATCAGGGGATAGGTATCGTGATGACTGTGGCAAGTTGGAAGAATATCATTTGGAGCGGGGTAGCCGGAGGGGGAGAGGGAGAATAA
- a CDS encoding DUF3575 domain-containing protein, whose translation MYRIKGPHRKIQVRTIFLLLLCFLLRMETDAQTTTYYKAESFLFSFRQDNDLFLADYGDNAYQLERMGGLLDVSRDQILKGDCHLLIVSHVSAYEYEDTEVVNEASLRAGRIRAYLKTRFDIPHDCVAFYIDRSGNYRDQVHVYQVYKPLPWFANISIHYSESRYPVAVEAAIGEYGAVPYVDLYRRGETGGYDREVYRIDDPLFDRTELEDYCLASVTDTVCRSKRIEEPDIALATTVTTRETVRKVTKYKETTGKTVVSEKTGLQADNKEQTEKDRKRQPTESVRTEETPMKQSPVYLGVKTNLLPWCGVAPSIRLGTGETKIETGAFMPNLEVECSFAGRWSVALSGMYSDFAYKDKTRDHWAVSEISLEPCIWLSPSGRFTGLNTGLFAEYGDFDVRGSAIDLSEDMLYGRTGCFWSAGLSMGYRFSLAGGFGVDMRVRAGYRSVFSGKKYRYDPLDNRNYLETRFASTGFMIGLKISLSYRFQIR comes from the coding sequence ATGTATAGGATAAAAGGTCCACACCGGAAAATACAGGTAAGAACAATCTTCCTGTTGCTGCTTTGCTTCCTTTTGAGGATGGAAACGGATGCCCAGACTACGACCTATTATAAGGCTGAATCGTTCCTATTCTCTTTCCGTCAGGACAACGACCTGTTCCTTGCCGACTACGGAGACAACGCTTATCAACTGGAACGGATGGGCGGTTTACTCGACGTATCCCGCGATCAAATCCTGAAAGGTGATTGCCATTTGTTGATCGTCTCGCATGTGAGTGCCTATGAATACGAAGATACAGAGGTGGTGAACGAAGCCTCACTGCGTGCAGGTCGTATCCGCGCCTACCTGAAAACCCGTTTCGATATTCCCCATGATTGTGTAGCCTTCTATATCGACCGTAGCGGAAACTATCGCGATCAGGTGCATGTCTATCAGGTTTATAAACCGCTTCCTTGGTTTGCAAATATCTCGATCCATTACAGTGAAAGTCGTTATCCCGTAGCTGTAGAGGCTGCCATCGGTGAGTACGGTGCAGTCCCTTATGTTGACCTGTACCGTCGTGGTGAGACAGGAGGTTACGACCGTGAAGTGTACCGTATCGACGATCCTCTTTTTGACCGTACGGAACTGGAAGATTACTGTCTGGCTTCCGTAACGGATACGGTATGCCGTAGTAAACGGATAGAAGAGCCGGACATCGCTTTAGCCACTACCGTAACAACCAGGGAAACAGTACGGAAGGTGACAAAGTATAAAGAGACAACCGGGAAAACAGTTGTTTCCGAGAAAACCGGATTGCAAGCAGATAATAAAGAACAGACGGAGAAAGACCGGAAAAGACAACCAACCGAATCTGTAAGGACGGAAGAAACTCCGATGAAACAAAGCCCTGTATATCTGGGGGTAAAAACAAACCTTCTTCCCTGGTGTGGCGTAGCCCCGTCGATTCGTTTAGGAACCGGTGAAACGAAAATAGAAACGGGTGCATTTATGCCGAACCTGGAAGTGGAGTGCAGTTTCGCTGGTCGTTGGTCGGTAGCCTTGTCGGGCATGTATTCCGACTTTGCCTATAAAGACAAGACGCGCGATCACTGGGCTGTGTCCGAAATCTCCCTCGAACCTTGTATCTGGCTATCTCCTTCGGGTAGGTTTACCGGATTGAATACCGGTTTGTTTGCCGAATACGGAGATTTCGATGTACGTGGAAGCGCGATCGATTTGTCGGAAGATATGCTTTACGGACGAACTGGTTGTTTCTGGTCGGCAGGTTTGTCGATGGGTTATCGCTTCTCTCTGGCCGGTGGCTTTGGAGTAGATATGCGTGTCCGTGCCGGTTACCGCTCCGTTTTCAGTGGGAAGAAATACCGGTATGATCCGCTTGATAACCGTAATTATCTGGAAACCCGTTTTGCTTCGACAGGTTTTATGATTGGTTTAAAGATCAGTCTATCCTATCGTTTTCAAATCAGATAA
- a CDS encoding fimbrillin family protein, which yields MKQFLYTLSAVFFLFQCTACTEAEVMHPDGGKQKEESAPLGVKSLGMWVEVESRSVVTGGPGEEDKNPNPLTSVAVCVTKQNSSGAVSFYASSVKSQLFTYNATVVPPAWELAEGEEPLCLYTEKGTVYAYAPSEKSMSLSGTPKVPSISGVKVLDKQKFSFNDGGTPVDAATDVQWETDQDDYLYCMAAEQVDRWHPEVSLLMQHALSKVSFRVSEEGEAFAGCRVKQVVLKSSGGFKKSTSAKLNLSTGTLEGTLTAVDQLVFTAGGDMRGIGSVTGAGEGNKTPVQAFGLVVPVTGAGVTLELTLDDGRVFTMKPSGSSGTDPGMFTAKWEKGYNYIYNIRMQAQGIELTDIRVAGWNDGGEYDIPVE from the coding sequence ATGAAACAGTTCTTATATACACTTTCGGCTGTCTTCTTCCTTTTCCAGTGTACAGCCTGTACGGAGGCGGAAGTAATGCATCCCGACGGCGGGAAGCAGAAGGAGGAAAGTGCTCCTCTGGGTGTGAAAAGTCTGGGTATGTGGGTGGAAGTGGAATCCCGGAGCGTCGTTACAGGAGGTCCGGGGGAGGAAGACAAGAATCCGAACCCGCTCACCTCCGTTGCGGTATGCGTCACCAAACAAAATAGCAGCGGTGCAGTCAGTTTCTATGCGAGCAGTGTCAAAAGTCAGCTGTTCACCTACAATGCCACGGTTGTGCCGCCTGCCTGGGAGTTGGCGGAAGGAGAAGAGCCGCTCTGCCTGTATACGGAAAAAGGGACTGTTTATGCCTATGCCCCGTCCGAGAAAAGCATGTCGCTTTCGGGAACTCCGAAAGTGCCGTCGATAAGCGGTGTCAAGGTACTGGATAAGCAAAAGTTTTCCTTCAATGACGGCGGTACCCCGGTGGATGCCGCGACCGATGTGCAATGGGAAACCGACCAGGACGATTACCTCTACTGCATGGCGGCGGAACAGGTAGACCGCTGGCATCCGGAGGTATCGCTTCTGATGCAACATGCGCTCTCGAAAGTGAGTTTCCGTGTATCGGAGGAAGGAGAGGCTTTTGCCGGTTGCCGTGTGAAACAGGTGGTACTGAAAAGTAGCGGAGGATTTAAAAAGTCGACTTCAGCGAAACTGAACCTTTCGACGGGTACTTTGGAAGGAACGCTGACGGCAGTCGATCAACTGGTGTTTACGGCAGGTGGCGATATGCGCGGTATCGGAAGTGTAACAGGAGCAGGAGAGGGCAATAAAACGCCTGTTCAGGCATTCGGGTTGGTTGTTCCGGTGACGGGTGCCGGTGTCACATTGGAACTGACGCTGGATGATGGCCGGGTATTTACGATGAAGCCGTCCGGGAGTAGTGGAACGGATCCCGGCATGTTTACGGCCAAATGGGAAAAGGGATATAATTATATCTACAATATCCGTATGCAGGCGCAGGGTATCGAACTGACAGATATCCGGGTGGCAGGCTGGAATGATGGCGGTGAATATGATATACCGGTAGAATAA